The Verrucomicrobiota bacterium DNA window TCACGCCCACCTCCCAGTCCGCGGACACTTACGGATTTCCAGGCGGAGCACTGGCGACCTCCGCCAACGGCACCAACAACGCGATTCTCTGGGCCGTCCAACGCAAAGGCGCGACCACACCCGGCGTCCTCCATGCCTACGACGCCTACAACCTGGGTGTCGAATTCTACAACAGCAACCAAGCTGGCTCGCGGGATACCCTCGACTTCGCGGCGAAGTACACCGTTCCGCTCGTCATCGACGGCAAGGTCTTCGTTGGCTCTTTGAGCCGATTGACTGCCTACGGGCTGTTGCCGTAGGAAAACACGCCGAAGCCAGCCACAGTTTGGATTTGTTTCAGGTGAAATTCATCGACGTTTTGTATGACTCGACTCTGCCACCGGTTCGGACTACTGCTGCCTGTACATCGTGACGATCACCCCACGCAGAATTCGTAGGCGATGACCTACGCTCCTGGAACTGGAACTCCTGCGCCACTACTCAATCCGCAATTCACCGCGCAGCTTCACCACAATGGAGGAGGACATCGCATCCGGCGCAGATGCCGGAACGGAAATGACTAAACCCTCCCTGCCAGACACAGCCGTGAGCGGCGTTTGTTTCTTGTCTGCCAGCAGATAGACTTTCCCCGCAGAATTTTTCAGGCTTGGCACAACGAGCCGGCCGTCAGTGGGCCAGTCGAAGACGTGGAGGTAGAGCGTGGTGGCGCGGCCCTGGACCTTCTTTGTGCAACGTCCCCACGGCAGACGCGGGAACGGGCTGGCAGTGGTGCCGTAGATCGCCGCGTGGTTAACCTTCATCCATTTTCCAATTTCAGCGAGCCGTTCGACGCTGGCGGGCGGGAAGAGGCCTTCACTGGTCGGGCCAACGTTGAGCAGGTAGTTGCCGCCTTTGCTCGCGCAATCAATCAGATTGCGCACGAGCGTCTGCGTGGATTTCCAGTTTTGATCATTCTTGTTGTAGCCCCAATGCCGGTTCATGGTCATGCAGGATTCCCACGCGACACCCGGACCGAAACCGGTCGGCGGAATTTCCTGTTCCGGCGTGCCGTAATCGCCGACGCCCTGGCCTTTGTCCATGCCACCCATGCCGGAGCGACCTTTGCCCACGCGGTTGTTGACGATGATGCTCGGTTGCAGGCTGCGAACGTAGTTGTATAGGTCCACCCCGCGGTCGTGTGTCCAAGGCTTTTCCCATTCGCCGTCAAACCACAGAATGCCAAGCGGCCCGTAACGCGTGATGAGTTCCTTGAGTTGGGCCTTCATGAAATCCACGTAACGATCCATGTTCGGCTCGCCGGCGGCCTTGTCGTTCCAGGCGCGGCGCGTGCCCCAATCCGGATGATGCCAGTCCATGATCGAGTGATAAAAGCACAACGTGATGCCGTCCTGCTTGCACGCGGCGGCGAGTTCCTGGAGCGGGTCGCGCGGAAACGGGGTGGACTTGATGCACCAGTCCGTCACGTCCGAGCGCCACAGCCCGAAGCCATCGTGATGTTTGCTCGTGATGACGACGTATTTCATGCCGGCGTCTTTGGCCATGCGCACCCACTGTTTCGCGTCGAACTTCACCGGGTTGAACTGCTGGGCAAACTTCTCGTATTGCGAGACCGGCATCTTCGTTTCCTCCATGAACCATTCGCCGTAGTTGGTTTTGCCCAGCCACTCGCCCGCCGGGACGGAATACACGCCCCAATGAATGAACAGACCGAAGCGGGCGTCGTTGAACCACGCCATGCGTTTGGCGCGTTGCTCGGGACTTTCTTTCGTGAAGTCCTTTTGGGGCAGGCCGGCCTGGCTGACATGGGCTGCCAACAGCAGGACGTTCAATAGAATCAAAGTTCTTTTCATGGGTTTCTCCGTTGAATCTCGCTCAAAGCTTCCACGGCGCGCGCATGGGCCGCAATTGCAACTTGCGATTGGCCTCGTCGTCACCGACGAACTTCTCGGTTCGGCAATTAAACGTGAGCTTGCGTTCCAACCGCGTAGCGATGTCGCTCACCTGACAGAGCGCGTCCGCCTGCACGGCTTCTTCAATGGGGCAAACCGTGCGCGCGCGGCTCTTGACGCTTTCGAGGAAGTTCCGCACGTGATTGGGGCTGCGGGGCAACTGGATCTTGAATGAATCCATCGGCTCCTCCGCCAGCGATTCCGGCGAGGTGCGCAAGTTGCCGCGCTTGACGACGACCCAGCCGTCTGTGCCTTCGAACGCCGTGCCGTGATCCTGCACCAGCCCGTATTTTTCCCGCCACGCCGTGAGGTCATTCAGCGCATTGACTTCCTTGTAGCCAGTGGGCGTCCCCCGGAAATCCATCGTTACTCCGTCGGCGAATTTGAAATCCACCTTCCATGCCACCGATGTGTTGCACGCGCCCTCCTTCGGGAAAATCCCCCTGCCCTCGATGCTCATTCGTCCTTGAAACATCTTCGGGTGTCCCCACAAGGCGATGTCCAGCGGATGCACGCCCCAGCCGGCGACGAAGCCCAGCGCGTAATCGGTGTTGAACCACCAGGTTTTGCCCACATCGAGGCACTTGTCGGCGGTGTAGGGCGTGAACCGCGCCGGGCCAAGCCAGCGGTCGTAGTTGATGTTGTCCGGCACCGGCACCGGCGTCGTCGAACCGCCCGGCTGACTGGCGGGCGCCCAGACATTGATGTGTTTCAATTTCCCGATGTGGCCGTTGTGAACCAGTTGGCAGGCCCGCCAGAATTCTCGTGATGAACGCTGCTGCGTGCCGAATTGGAACATGCGTTTATTCTTCTGCACCGCCTTGCGCAAAACCTGGTCTTCGGCCAGTGACAAACCCATCGGCTTTTCCAGATACATGTCCTTCCCGGCGCGCGCGGCGGCGACAGCGACATGCACATGCCAGTGATCCGGCGTGGCGATCAGCACCGCGTCAATGTCCTTGCGCGCGAGCAGTTCACGGAAATCATCGTACGTCTTGCAGTCGGAGTTCGCGTAGCGCGTGTTGACGGCGGTACGGGCCAGTTCCAGTTGGTCCTTCTTCACGTCACAAACGGCCACGACCTGGGCTTCGGCTTGCGACAGGAATCCGTTCATCACGCCCCGGCCCTGCGGACCGTTGCCGATGCAACCGACAACAATTCGGCTGCCCGAAGCTATCTTGCCTTCCCGGCCCAGTGCTGAAGCCGGAATGATGGATGGAAATGCGCTGGCCGCGAGCGCGACAGTAAGGTTGGTACGAATGAAACTGCGGCGGGTGATCAGTCTTTTCATAGATATGGATTCTTCATGTGATGTTCGTGATTTGTGGCTTCCTCCTCTCCCCTCTGAGGGGAGAGGATTGAGGTGAGGGGTGCGGGTCCGCTGTGCCAGCCAAATGCGGATGCGAGGCACGACGTGGCCCCCTCACCCTGTCCCTCTCCCCCTCGGCGGGGGAGAGGGAAACGACACGTCGAGCGTTGTCGTGATTCATGATGTGCTCCTCGTCGGTCATGGCGTTCTTCCCAGGCTCCAAAGCTGAAACATTTTTCTGCGCGGAGCGTCCGGCGAACGCTCGTACGACTTCAACACCGACTCCAGTCCATCGCACAGTTTCGCCAGCGTCTCGGTGTAAGACTTGTCAGCGGCGGTCTGCGACGGTTCGGGCAGACGGCGGAGTTTGCCCGCCAGCAACAGCTCCCGGCGCGCCGCGGTAACTTCGGCAAAGTCCAGAGCCAGCTTCGCGTGAGCGGCCTCGTAAGTTTCGCCCAAATGCGCAGCAAGGAGCTGCCGATGAAACTCCCGCACCCGCGCCACCCGTTGTTCAAGCCGGACGTCGCTCACGAGCGTCCCAACCGTCGAAGTTTTCGGCACGAACGCGGGGGGGCTTTTACTGAGTTGGCGGGACGACGGTTTCGCACCGCCGAGGAAGATTTCGACGCGGGCCGTGTCCGGCGTTTTGTCGTACGCGAGAAATATCGACTTGCCATCGAAAGTTTTCCATTTCCGCCCGTTGACATCCACGGCGGTGACTTCTCCGTAGCCCAGCGCTGAGAGGAAGATCTTCTTTTTGCCGAAGCGGACAGGGTCGCGTTGCTCAAGCTCGGTTATCGAGGGCGGAACGTGCGGCACGAGCGTGAGGCCGTCGGCGCGGTAGAGATACTCGAAGAGTCCGCGCATGAACGCCGCCGGCGGGCCAAAGGCGTCGTAGGTGAGGTTCACGGGTTGGTTGGGTTGATAGACATCGCTGCCGAACTTCACCAGCGGGTTGTCCATCCGGAATCGTTCCGCGAATGTGAGCAACCGGAGCATCGAGCGGCGGGCGTCGTCAAACTTTCCCAGCCGGTAATAGGCCAGCATCATCCGGGCTTCGCAGGTGGACCAATGGCCGCCGTTGACCCATGTTCCGTAGCCCCACAATCCTTCGGGCTTTTCATACATGTCGTCGTAACCCGGAAAATTTGGTAGGATGAAATCGTGCGGACGCAGTCCGGGCAGGGACGCAATCTTGTGAAAAATCTTTTCCGCCTGCGCATCGTCCGTGATCCGGAACGCGATGGCGTCGTGATTCGGTGACGCCTCGAAGTAACCGTGCTGCGTCGCACCGTAAACCCCATGCCGCGTGCCGTCGGGATCGAGCGAACGGATGAAATAACCCTCATCGGTGGTCAACTGCGGAAGCCCTCTCTTCGCCGACGCGCGCAACCCGGCGAACCGTTGCGCTTCCCCGGACCGTCCCGCGAGTTTTTCCAATTCCACCAGCCGGTCCAGCGCGGCGAGGTAGGTGATGGAAAGACCAGTGAGATACGCCTTGTCGTACGTGCCATCGGGCCGACGCCAACCCGCGTAGCTCGGCGCGAGAAGATTTCCCGCCGGGCCGGCGAGGAACAGATTGTTGGTCGGGTCGCGGCGCGTTTCGATGAACGCGGTGCAGCGTTCGAGCTTGGGAAGGTAGCGCGCGATGGCTTGCGCGTCGCGGCTGACGAGGAGCAATTCACTTTGCAGCACGATCCCGGCGGCGGTGAACTCCATGCCCCAATCGTGAATTTTGATCCGGCCATCGCCCTGCTTGTAAACAATCCAGCCGGGCCGCGCGGCATCGCAGAGGCAGCCGTCGGGCGCGACCCAGTCATGCGGTGGCGTGGCGCCGATTCGTTTGCCATCACCCATCTGGTCGAACCAAAGGTCCTGGGAGTTTTGCAGAAAAGTGAGAAACGGTTCGCGCAACAGTGGCAGGATGGCGTAGGTCGTGCCGTAACTGTTCTGAATCCACCACGCGTCCCACGTCGGCCCTTCGACCAGACCATTCCACGCGGGCATGTAAAGCATGGCGAGGTTCTGCAACCGGGCGTCCGGCTCGAACATGCGCCGGGCGGTTTCCAACAATCGGAGATACTCCGCGTCACCCACGCCGCGATAGTGCTGGCCGTCGAAGCGATCGGGTGCCGCGCCCGTGCCCAGCGGGAGCAAGGTTAAGAGCGAAATAGCCAGGGCGAATGTTCGGCGCATAAAGGTCACATGGCTCAATTCAACGGGGATTCTCCTTGGGCTTGAAGTCTGCTGGCTTCGTGCCGGCTGCGACTTGGATTCCGCCCAACAGGTGTTGCAAGAACAACGGTTCGGTGAAACTCGCTTCGGTGTGGCCCAGCGCGGTGTACCACACGCGGCCGTGGCCGATCCTCTTGCACCACGCCACCGGATGATCGCCGCGCATCGTGCCGCCCTTGTAAGTGCTCTCGTCGAGCGAAGCGAGCACGCGCACTTTGCCGCGCGGACTTTGGATGAAATTATACCACTCGTCCCTGCGCACCCAACGTTTCGGCAAGCCGCTGGTCGAAGGATTGTGCGCGTCCTCGACATCTATGGCCGCCTCGACGATAGCCGAGTGATTGGTGAACCGCGCGCACAACGCGTCGCCATACCACGGCCAGCCTCCTTCGGTCGCCACGTCGCCGGCCGCACCAGCGTGAACGGCCACCAGCCCGCCGCCGCGTTCGATGAATTCCCGGAACGTTATTTGTTGCTCGTCATTCAGAATGTCACCCGAGGTGCTGAGGAAGATGACGACCTGGTAGCGCGCCAGATTCGCCGGCGTGAACCAACTCGAGTCCTCCGTCGCGTCCACCGAAAATCTATTCTCCACGCCGAGTTGCTTGATCGCCGCGATGCCGTTGGTTATCGAAGCGTGCCGGTACATGAGCGTCTTGGAAAAGACAAGCGCGTTGAATCGGGTGCCTGCCGACGGCCGCGATGCGCAGCCGGCGAGGCAAACCAGCAATAATGTGGTGAGCGAAAAGAGCATTCTTGGAGTTTTCATATTGCTTGGAGCGGACTGGTTTGTTGGTTGATAAAGCTGCGCGTGGTTTTGCGCTCACGCTTCCCGATGTACGCGTCCTTAACACGTGAATTGTGGTTCATCGGTGCGGCAAATTGGTAGCGCCCCGAGCCGACTTCAAAAACCGCATCGCCGTCGTCCACCCGCAGGAATTTCACGCCCGGAGTTGAAGTGGCCGGTTTGCCGCTCTCCGTTACTTCGTCCACACCGGCTGCCGGCACATAAACGGTCGCGGACGTGTTGACGGGAATCGTCACCGTAAGCGCGAGCTTGTCCTTTTCAATTTTCCAGGCGCTCGTGATCGGACCGCGGATCGAATCATAGCGCCCGTTGGCCCAGGTGACCCCGCCACCGGGACGCGGACGAATGACGAAGTGTTTCCAGCCTGGACGCGTTTCGTCGGGCTGGATGCCAACGATGCTCTGGAACATCCATTCGCCCACCGAGCCAAACGCCCAGTGATTGAACGAATTCATGCCCGGGTCCTGAAAGCCACGACCCTGCACGTAGCCGTCCCAGCGTTCCCACATTGTCGTCGCGCCGTTTTCAATCATGTAACCCCAAGAAGGAAACGTGCGATTCGTGATAAGCTGCCAGGCTTCGTCGTTGTAGCCGGAGCGCGTCAATTCGAGCATCAGGCAGCGCGTGGAGAGAAACCCGGTGGAAAGGTGCCCGTTGTATTTGCGAATGGCCTCGCGCAAGTGCGCGACCGCCTTCGGATGCAGGTCGTCGGGCAACAAATTAAAATGGAGTGCCAGCGCGTAACCGGCCTGCGTGTCGCCCGGCAACCGACCATCCGCCTGGACGAACTCCTGGTTGAAGGCCGCCTTGATCTCGTCAAAAAGTTTGCCGTAGCGGCGCGCGTCCTCGTGGCGACTGATCGCTTTGGCCATCTTCGACACGAGTTCGGCGGAGTGAGCGAAATACATTGTGGCAAAGACGTCCTTTGGCACCTCGCCGCCTTTGGCCGGCCAGCCGGGGAGCTTGAGCGTGTCCGCGTTGAGCCAGTCGTTGTAGTCATTGCCCCGCCCCTTGCGCCAGATGAGGCCGGGGTTCTGGCTGTGAACGTAATCGATCCACCGCTTCATCGAATCAAGGTGCTCCTCGATCAGGCGTTGGTCCGCGTAGTTCAGCCACGCGCGCCACGGCACGATGACGCCCGCATCGCCCCAGGCCGGAACGCCCGTGAAGTGCTGGTTGCGATCAAAGGGATGCGGCGAAAAATCCGCGTAACGACCGTCATCGGCCTGCGCGTCGCGCACATCGGGAATCCATTTCTTGAAGAAGGCGGCCATGTCCATGCCATAGCAGGCCATTTGGGCGAAGGCCTGAATGTCGCCCATCCAACCGAGCCGTTCGTCGCGCTGCGGACAATCCGTTGGCACGCTCATCAGGTTGGCACGTTGCGTCCAGCGGATGTTTTGCCAAAGCCGATTGAGCATCGGGTTGGAGCAAGTGAACTGGCCGACCTCTGGCGACGAAGAGCAGAAGACCCGGCCCGTGAGTTCAGCCAACTTCGGCTTCTGGACCAGACCGGTAACTTCCACGAAGCGAAATCCGTGATACGTGAAGTGCGGCTCGAACATTTCCGTTCCGCCGCCGCGCAACGTGTAGCGGTCCACCTGCGGCGCGCCCCGCAAGTTGGCGGTGTAGATTGTACCGTCGGCGTTGGTCATTTCGGCGTGGCGGAGAATGACCGTAGTGCCGGGCGCGCCGCTCAGTTTCAGACGACACCAACCGACCATGTTCTGTCCCATGTCGAAGACGAACACGCCGGGCTTTGGCTCACTGAGGGCGACGGGTTTCAATTCCTCGACGACGCGGATGGGTTCGTTGGGCTGGGCGACGAGTCCGGCTTTGACCTCGGCGAGCACTTCCACCGGCTGCCAGGCTTGTGCATCAAACCCTGGCGCATCCCAGCCGGGCATTTCCCGACGCGCGTCATAAACCTCACCATCGAGGATGTCCGAACTGCGCAACGGACCTTGCTTGGTGGAAACCCACGAACCATCCGAGGCGACCGTCATGTTTTGTCCATTCGCCAGCTCGATTTCCAATTGGGCCAGCAGATACGGTTTCCGCCCATAAACCCCGCGCAGTTTCTTGAACAACGCATCCGACATGCCGAGCCGTCCGGCGTACCAGCCGTCGCCGAGCAGTGCACCAATAACGTTGTCACCCGAACGCAACAGCGCGGTGACATCGTAGGACTGGTATTGAACCCGCGTATGGTAATCGGTCCATTCCGGCGCGAGGATGTGATCGCCGACGCGCCGGCCGTTCAGGTGAATCTCGTACGCGCCGAGCGCGCTGGCATGGAGTGTCGCGCGCCGGACTTTGGCGGACACGTCGAAGCGCTTGCGCAGCATCGTCGCGGGTTGAGCGTCGTATCGCTCCGCGTCTTTCGGAGTTTTGGGCGGAATGACCGGCGGCAACTCGGCGCGGTCCCCAATCCACCGGGCCTGCCAATCCTTGGCCGCCAGCAAACCCATCTGCCAAAACGCCGGCGCGCTCCAAGCGGACGCCTGGCCATCCTGTTCCCAGACGCGGACTTTCCAAAAGACGCGGGCGCCGGAGCGAAGCGGTTTGCCGGCATAAACGATCTGGATGGTTTGGTCCGACTTGACCTGGCCAGAATCCCACCGGTCGCCCTGGCTTTTGCGCAGGGCTTCAGGCGAGCTGGCCACCAGAATTTGATACGCCGTTTGAACTTGTCCTCGCGCTTTGGAGGCGAGCGTCCAACTGAGACGCGGTTGAGTCGAATCCACTCCCAGCGGGTTGACGAGATATTCGCATCTCAGACCTGCAACCTTTAGGTCGCGTGCCTGCGCGCAAGCAGCGGTGAAGACCAGGACCAGTAACAAGGTAATTTTTGCGACGGAAATTTTCATCGGGGAACTTCGGAAAACTGCTGTTCGGAGTTGGGTTGATGATGGCAGTTCGGTTTTCAATCGTTTCTGCTTTTGATCTTCGCTTTTTAGGCGGCGGGCAGCCCCGACATCCGATGTCGGGGTTCGTAACGCGCCTGATTGTAGATCAGCTTGACCAACGCGATGGCCGCCACGTTGCGCCGCCGGCGGCCCAATGTAGCGCAGGTAGAATCCTTTCATGGACTGGCTCATGAAGCCGAAAATGAAACCTTGGTTCCCGAAAATGGAATCTTGCTTCGTGGGGCAATCTTAGCGTTGTCGGCCAGGCGAGGCTTGACGAGAATCAAGACTTTGCCAAATAGAGGCTTTCTTCCTGCTCATCGCTTAAGGGAAGGTTGCCGATGTCACAAGGGCAACGCGCCATCCAGATGCGTGATTCAGCCTCCATGCTCTCGGCCCACTTCATGGACGCGGGGTGGCGGGGTTCTGTGGGACAGACTGTGGATTGATGGCGTCGAGCCACCGATTGTTGGCACCCCGATTGAATTGATCCCAGCCTTTTTCGCCGAGCACAGTGTGGATGGTCTTTTCGGTTTCCTGCCGGATGCCTCCGAGCGCCTGGCTGCGTTGTTCCGGAGTGAGGCTTTGGTCGTTTCGGATGCGAGCCGCCTGCTCCTCAGCCTGTTGCCGCATGGCATAAACCTGCTTTGCCTCCGGCGCGCCAAGGCCAGCCTCGTTGGCGACACGGTACATCTGCCGAAAATCCTGGTTCTGGGCCAGCTCATAGTCGGCGTAACGCTGCGCGCCAAGTGTTTGTTTGATTTGTTCCTGCAATCCCATCCATGCCTCTCTGCGTTCGGTTCGCTCGGCGGCCGTTGCCTTGCCAGGGTCCATCCCGTGGAATTGCACGTCGAAAACCTTGCGCAGATCGAAGAGGGACAAGAACTCCTGCTCCGACGGCTCAAAGGCAGCAAGTTGACTACGCAGTATGTTTCCGGTCATCGATATCCGCAGGTCGGCCTGGCGCGCCTCCTCCGGAGTGAGGAATTGTTTCATGGCGGCTTCCATTTCCTTCAACAGTGTCGGGATCGAGCTTTCCCCGAGGATGGTGGCTTGATCATTCAACTCCTTTGCCAGGCGCAGAATGTGGGCCTTCTTGCCCTCGTCATCGAGGAAGTCCGTCAGCAAATCGAACTCGTTGGCACGCTCCAGCGTCTTCATGTCCACGTCGGGTTCGATGCCCAGCGCGCGCAAGACCGCGTTGCGCTCCTCGTCGAGTTCAAACATTTTCAGCCACGATTCCCGTCCGTAGCTGCGGGTGTATTCTTCTTTCCTTTGCCAATACTTGAACTTCGGCGAGCGCCGGCGGGCCTCCTTCTTCTTCTCTTCATAGAGCTTGTTCACGTCCGCGCGGATAATGTCGCGGATGGTTTCCTCCGGGCAGCCGACCGCGCGCAGGTTGGCAATGTATTGCTTGTAGTCGGACGATTCGACTAACTCCCAGTTGAAGCGTTTGATCAACGAGTTGGTGGCGGACATAACCCGCTTGCTCGATGCGTCGTCTCTTTCGCGGGTCAGTTGCTCGATTTGTTTGGCGAGCGGAACCTGCTGTTGCTGGAGCGTGCGAACCTGGCTTCGCAGGTTTGAAGCTTGGCGCGCTTCGTAGATTCCTATGCCGACGGCGGCGGCGAGCGTCGCTCCAATCATGGTTTTTTGCAGTGTGGTCATGATGATGTTCGTGAAGAGCTTTTTGGTTTGGACGTTGATGTTGGACAACTCACGCCCGGCTGGATGAGTAAAACCAGTCCGCTCATGCCTGCAATGCTCTCATATCATTTTTCTTTTGCTGCCGAG harbors:
- a CDS encoding alpha-L-fucosidase translates to MKRTLILLNVLLLAAHVSQAGLPQKDFTKESPEQRAKRMAWFNDARFGLFIHWGVYSVPAGEWLGKTNYGEWFMEETKMPVSQYEKFAQQFNPVKFDAKQWVRMAKDAGMKYVVITSKHHDGFGLWRSDVTDWCIKSTPFPRDPLQELAAACKQDGITLCFYHSIMDWHHPDWGTRRAWNDKAAGEPNMDRYVDFMKAQLKELITRYGPLGILWFDGEWEKPWTHDRGVDLYNYVRSLQPSIIVNNRVGKGRSGMGGMDKGQGVGDYGTPEQEIPPTGFGPGVAWESCMTMNRHWGYNKNDQNWKSTQTLVRNLIDCASKGGNYLLNVGPTSEGLFPPASVERLAEIGKWMKVNHAAIYGTTASPFPRLPWGRCTKKVQGRATTLYLHVFDWPTDGRLVVPSLKNSAGKVYLLADKKQTPLTAVSGREGLVISVPASAPDAMSSSIVVKLRGELRIE
- a CDS encoding Gfo/Idh/MocA family oxidoreductase: MKRLITRRSFIRTNLTVALAASAFPSIIPASALGREGKIASGSRIVVGCIGNGPQGRGVMNGFLSQAEAQVVAVCDVKKDQLELARTAVNTRYANSDCKTYDDFRELLARKDIDAVLIATPDHWHVHVAVAAARAGKDMYLEKPMGLSLAEDQVLRKAVQKNKRMFQFGTQQRSSREFWRACQLVHNGHIGKLKHINVWAPASQPGGSTTPVPVPDNINYDRWLGPARFTPYTADKCLDVGKTWWFNTDYALGFVAGWGVHPLDIALWGHPKMFQGRMSIEGRGIFPKEGACNTSVAWKVDFKFADGVTMDFRGTPTGYKEVNALNDLTAWREKYGLVQDHGTAFEGTDGWVVVKRGNLRTSPESLAEEPMDSFKIQLPRSPNHVRNFLESVKSRARTVCPIEEAVQADALCQVSDIATRLERKLTFNCRTEKFVGDDEANRKLQLRPMRAPWKL
- a CDS encoding ThuA domain-containing protein, which encodes MKTPRMLFSLTTLLLVCLAGCASRPSAGTRFNALVFSKTLMYRHASITNGIAAIKQLGVENRFSVDATEDSSWFTPANLARYQVVIFLSTSGDILNDEQQITFREFIERGGGLVAVHAGAAGDVATEGGWPWYGDALCARFTNHSAIVEAAIDVEDAHNPSTSGLPKRWVRRDEWYNFIQSPRGKVRVLASLDESTYKGGTMRGDHPVAWCKRIGHGRVWYTALGHTEASFTEPLFLQHLLGGIQVAAGTKPADFKPKENPR
- a CDS encoding glycoside hydrolase family 78 protein, with translation MKISVAKITLLLVLVFTAACAQARDLKVAGLRCEYLVNPLGVDSTQPRLSWTLASKARGQVQTAYQILVASSPEALRKSQGDRWDSGQVKSDQTIQIVYAGKPLRSGARVFWKVRVWEQDGQASAWSAPAFWQMGLLAAKDWQARWIGDRAELPPVIPPKTPKDAERYDAQPATMLRKRFDVSAKVRRATLHASALGAYEIHLNGRRVGDHILAPEWTDYHTRVQYQSYDVTALLRSGDNVIGALLGDGWYAGRLGMSDALFKKLRGVYGRKPYLLAQLEIELANGQNMTVASDGSWVSTKQGPLRSSDILDGEVYDARREMPGWDAPGFDAQAWQPVEVLAEVKAGLVAQPNEPIRVVEELKPVALSEPKPGVFVFDMGQNMVGWCRLKLSGAPGTTVILRHAEMTNADGTIYTANLRGAPQVDRYTLRGGGTEMFEPHFTYHGFRFVEVTGLVQKPKLAELTGRVFCSSSPEVGQFTCSNPMLNRLWQNIRWTQRANLMSVPTDCPQRDERLGWMGDIQAFAQMACYGMDMAAFFKKWIPDVRDAQADDGRYADFSPHPFDRNQHFTGVPAWGDAGVIVPWRAWLNYADQRLIEEHLDSMKRWIDYVHSQNPGLIWRKGRGNDYNDWLNADTLKLPGWPAKGGEVPKDVFATMYFAHSAELVSKMAKAISRHEDARRYGKLFDEIKAAFNQEFVQADGRLPGDTQAGYALALHFNLLPDDLHPKAVAHLREAIRKYNGHLSTGFLSTRCLMLELTRSGYNDEAWQLITNRTFPSWGYMIENGATTMWERWDGYVQGRGFQDPGMNSFNHWAFGSVGEWMFQSIVGIQPDETRPGWKHFVIRPRPGGGVTWANGRYDSIRGPITSAWKIEKDKLALTVTIPVNTSATVYVPAAGVDEVTESGKPATSTPGVKFLRVDDGDAVFEVGSGRYQFAAPMNHNSRVKDAYIGKRERKTTRSFINQQTSPLQAI